ACCAACTGGTTTTTGTCCCGTAGGGGCGGTTATCATGATTACCCTCGATCGCCAGTACCGGGATGCCAGCTTGCTTAAGGGCTTGCAATGCCAACTGCGCTTGGTTCAGTGTGGCAGGTTGAATATTGCGATGTTCAAATAGATCGCCAGCAATCAAAACAAAATCGACTTGGGGAGCGATCGCATACTTTTCTAGAGCATCGTTAAATGCGTAATAAAAATCTTGGGTGCGCTCCTTGCTGTCATAGCGATCGAACCCTAAATGAATATCAGCCAAGTGAAGGAAGCGTGGCATAGTACAAATACACTAAACTTTAGCTATTGTATGCCATGGATAGCAACCCATTCACGATTGCCCGAACTCGGCTTGCAATGCCTCGTCATTTTCATCAGCGATCGTAGCCACAATCGTAATATTCCGCGATACTTCCGTCGGACTTAACTCTGCTAAGGTTCGCTGGGCACAAACTACCACCTGATCTTCCGAAATCGCAAACCGAGCCTCAAACGTGCTCGACCAGTTCATTTCCATCAGCTTACGCAAAAGCTGCGCTTCGTTTTTGACGGGTAGTTTCAGGACGGCTGCCCAAATCATTAACTCGTCTTCTTCCTGAGTGCCTGCAAGCTGAACAAAAACCTCAACACTGCCATACTTAAATTTCCAGACATAGCCCGGCTCTACATGGCTGACCATGGCGCTTCGGTCTTCTTGAAGGCTAGAAATAACCGTCTCAATAATTTCTACATAGCTTGGAGTGCTTTCGGTTGTAGGAGCGCTGTCAATGTTGTAGGAAGTCATGGGGATCTCTTCGGTTCAGATTGCCTTCCCTAATTTAGCGCTTGTCTGGGCAATGGACATCGCTTTGACAATAAATTTAGGAGTGAAAACCAAGGATGAAGAAAGAACGCCAATGCAAACACAAAGTAAATCCTAGAAGCGACCCTCTTTCCAACCTGTTCGATCGCTCAACCCAACTCCCCATACCCACGTTGCAAACAATAATCTGCTCACCATCTCGCCAAGTCTGTCTGCTCCGACGGGCGTTGAGTTTCACAAGTGGGTAGACTTGTAGATTTTCGTTACACTAATTCATATCCTGTTACTGCTTTAGTCGTTCCCCTACTCGCAATTTATGGCTGACACTCTCACAAAGCTGGCGTATCAAACTTTTCAACAGAGTAAGAGTTATTTTGGACTGGCTCATAAAACTCTTACAACTCAGGTGATGAATCTGGTTTCACCTACAAACTACAAAACTGAACCACTGCCAACCGAGACGCTGTTATTGCTACAAAGTCGACTCAACAAGCTCATTGAGCAAGATTGGCAAGATTCAGAGCAAGGCGTTTATCCATCTGAACTACTGTTCGACAATCCTTGGGAAGACTTTTTTCGCTACTATCCCATGGTTTGGATCGACACAACTCAGACTTGGGAGCGGATTCGAGAAAAGCGCTACCAAGAATTTTCTCCCACTATCAAAACTGACGGATATCCCAAATACTATCTGCAAAACTTTCATTACCAAACGGATGGCTATTTGAGCGATCGCTCTGCTAACCTCTACGACTTACAAGTCGAAATCCTCTTCAATGGTTCAGCCGATGCCATGCGCCGTAGAATTCTGGCTCCTCTTAAGCGAGGCTTAGAAGGCAAGGCCCAGCCAAGAGTACTAGACATTGCTTGCGGCACAGGTCGGACGCTAAAAATGCTGCGTGGCGCATTGCCCAACGCTTCTCTCTACGGCGTTGACTTATCTCCTGCTTATCTTCGCAAGGCAAACCAGTCGCTGTCCGAGGTGTCCGGTGAACTGCCGCAGCTTTTACAAGCAAATGCCGAGGAGTTACCTTACTTAGATGGCTACTTTCAAGCCGTTAGCAACGTGTTTATGTTTCACGAGCTACCTCCTGAAGCCCGTCAGCGAGTGATTGAGCAGTGCTACCGGGTGTTACAACCTGGGGGCGTTTTTGTCATTTGCGACTCTATTCAAGAAGCTGATTCGCCAGAATTTGCACCCATGATGCGAAACTTCCCCACAATGTTTCATGAGCCTTATTACCGTAACTACACCACCGACAATTTAGTAGAGCGATTGGAGCAGGCTGGCTTTGTTTCAGTAGAAACTGAGGTGCATTTTGTCAGCAAGTATTGGGTGGCACGGAAGCCCGCCTAAGGGTTTGCTCAGTTTCTACCAAGATTCATAGGGTAAAACAAAAACGCTGATGAGGGTCTTTAGCAAAAAGGGCACCATCAGCGTTTTTTTCAACGGGCTTAACCTATATCTATCCAACCCTTAATCCATCCAACCCTTAATCCATCCAACCCTTAGTCCATCCAACCAATGTCTATTTCGGAAATCTGCCCTTCCCTTTCCGACGACATAGGGGGAGGAGAACCGGGCTGAGTAGGATGCCGAAAAATTTTGCGGAGCTCAGATTCGTGCTGAGTTTTGTGAGCTACTGCGGCTGGCTCAATTTGTAAAGTTGATTTTGGTTCGGGTTGGGGCACAGCAGCAGACGTATGAATAGGGGCGATCGCTGTCAATGGCTTAGCGTTGACTTCAGATAATTTGAGAATCATTTGCTTTGCTTCTGCTAGCTCTACCTTGAGATGCTCAGCTTGCTTAACTTCTGTTTGTAGCTTCTTTATGAGGCTATCTTTGGCTTCTAAGTCTGCTTTAAGGTCATTAATTTGCTTTAAAAGAATAGAATCCTTGGGTTGAACCGCGTCTAAAGTTGCTTTTAAATCCGAAACTGTGGCTTCTAACCCAACGATTTTCTCCAAAGGAGCCTCTTTTTCAGTTTTAGCTGATGAATTTGGTGAATCTGTTGAACCCGTAGACCGTCTCCTAACCATATCTCCTCCATTCCCAAAGACAGACTAAGGCTTTTAGACGCATCAATGGGATAGACGCAAAGCATTTGTCTCTCATTAAACTTACCATCTTCAGGTGCTTCGTAGGTGTCCCCAAACAGGCTTAAGATGAATTTGAGTTTTTTGGATTTATCTATCGTGGATCAGTTGATTGTTCAAGTGAAACTGCTAATGCGTAGGTGTTTCGCCCTTGGGCTTTAGCTTGATAGAGGGCACGATCTGCTGCGGTAATCAGTGATTCTGGTGGCTGCTGCAAGTTAGGGATTTGGCTACTGATGCCTAGACTCAGGGTGACATTAGAACTGACCGTAGACTGGGCATGAGGTATTTCTAGATGGCAGATTTCTATTTGAATTAGCTGTGCAATGTGAATTGCCCCTTTAAGACTGACATTAGGGAGAATGATAGCGAACTCCTCGCCGCCGTAGCGCGTCACCAAGTCCGCTGCACGTTTCATTACGCGATGCATTGCTTGGGCGATGTCTTTTAGACAAACATCTCCAGCTTGATGACCATAGTGATCGTTATAGCGTTTGAAGTAGTCAATGTCACACAAGATGAGAGAAAGCGGCTCTTGATCTCTGGCAAGGCGCTGCCATTCTTGGCGGAGGTGTAAATCAAAGTGACGACGATTTGCGATCGCGGTCACACTGTCGAAATAAGCAACATACTGCAACTCCTGGTTCACGTCTTCTATGGCTTGTTTTGCCTGTGCCAGTTCGATCGCTTGTCTCTGAAGCTGTTGGTTTTGCTGCTGGAGTTGCTGCGTGAGTGCTTGAATGCGTAAATGGGTTGTAATTCGGGCAAGTAATTCCTCGCGCTGAATCGGCTTAGTTACATAATCCACTGCGCCTACTTCAAATCCTTTAACCTTATCTTCAGTGTCTGACAAAGCCGACATAAAAATTACAGGAATAGCGCAAGTTCTCTCGTTCAGCTTGAGCCGTCGACAGGTTTCAAAGCCGTCCATATTGGGCATCAAGACATCAAGTAAAATCAGGTGCGGTTGGGCATCTTGTGCTCGCTTTAAGCCACTGTTACCGTCTTGAGCCACCAGAACTTTGAAACCTTTTTCTTCTAACGAATAGACTGCAAAACTTAGGTTATCAGGGTTGTCATCAATAATGAGAACCGTGGAAGGAGAAGGAGAAGGCAAGCCGGGGTCAAGCGGGAAGGATGGCTGATTCACAGGCTTCTCTCCGGATAGAGATATCTTTCAACTAGAGGGGCGATCGCCTGCTCTAAGAACTCTTGTACTGAGTCTTTAATCTTACTCGCAAATGAAATACAGCGATCGTTTTGCTGTCCGGGATAGATTGCCCGTTTTTGAATGTTTTGCCTACTGCTCAACATGGCTAATCTAGACAAACTCTCTACAACCTGAGCCGCTAAAGGACAAAACGATTGCGTAGAAAAATGAGTGGGCAGCACTATCGAAGCAACAACCTTGAGAAAAATCTGCTCAAGCCAAAAGATTGATCCCTTGTCGCATCCGCTGGCATGTTGGAGCTTGCTGCTAGAAGGTTTTACCCCTTGCTGTCTCATGACCATGCTCAGGCAAGAATGTTCTGAGCAAACACACGGCTCAGCTTGATCCGGCTCAGTAAGATTGATGATATGACCCAGAAAATTGAGCAAGACTTGGGATAAGACTATCTTCCTAGCGCATATTTCAGTAGACAAACTAGAGAAAATCTTACTCTGGAAGCGCATGGCTTTTTCGATCGCCCGCATTTGAGTAGCAATTATTATATCATCCGCAAAAGTCCGCCGATGAGCAGCGCCAAGAGCAGTGCCAGGATAGATTTCGAGTCTACAGGCTTCAGTTCTAAATATCTCAACGTCGTTAAGCAGCTTCTGCAAATGTAAGCCGAATGGATGAAGAATGCAAAAACTATCAGTTCGGCACTTGAGTATGTCGTCTTTCTCAGACATATCCTTACCAACTCCATGGCGTTCGGTATTGAAATTGAGCCGATAGTTGGGATACTTAATAAATTGCCCCATCTACTAAAAATTTGGAATGACTCAAACTGATTCAGGCTCAAGACGGGTCTTCATCTGTGGTTCTGCACTGAGGGGTCAACCTGATCACCAAAATCTTCAAGCGGCTCAGTTCATCCGCGAAACCAAGACTAGACCGCTCTATCGCTTCCATGCTGTTGCCGATGGCTGGCATCCTGCCATTTACGCAGTCGCAGAAGGAGGGATGTCTATCCCTGGAGAAGTTTATGAACTGACAATGGAACAATATGATCATTTGATTACTACAGAACCGCCCAATATGTATCCTGGCAATATTGTCTTGGAGGATGGTGAAACTGTGACGGCAATTCTTTACCCACGTGCCTTAGTGGAACAATACAACTGGCCCGATATTTCTCACTATGGTGGCTGGGCAGCTTATAAAAAAGCTGTAGCGTTGCTCTAAGCTTAAAGCAGAATGACTTTAGTTGGCTGGACTAGGGGAATCGTGTGAGATTGTAAGAAATTGATTTTACCCACTTCCAACGCTTGGAACATAACACTTGCGAATTTATGATAATGAGAAGAAACATAAGCATTACTTTTGTTCCTAGCTTTTCTCTAGCCCCTTTCGAGCAACGAACAGACATCATTCAGTATGGTTAAAACCATTTGCATTCGTGGCTTTTCCCACGCCTATGAGTTATCAGAACCGACTGACTCTCCTACTGTTTTAGTATTTGTCCATGGTTGGCTTCTCAGTCGTGCTTACTGGCAGCCCGTCATTGAGCGGTTGTCATCCCGGTTTCAATGTCTCTCCTACGATCTGCGGGGGTTTGGTGAGTCTCAGCCTGGAAGCGCAGAGGCAAAATCTGTAGCATCAATGGAGAGAACGATCGCCTCCGAAGCACCCCAAGAAGTCACCACTGTTCCCAGAGTTGCATCGCCCCCTTGCTCCCCATACGCAACCGTAGACCCTACATCATCGTTGCTGCCTACCGAATCCTTTGCTTATTCGCCAGCCGCCTATGCCCAAGACCTTACTTCTCTCTTACACAACCTCAATATCACTCGCGCTTGGTTAATTGGTCACTCTTTGGGCGGAGCGATCGCGCTTTGGGCGGCTGATCAAGCGCCAGGCACAATATTAGGCGTTATCTGCATCAACGCTGGAGGCGGTATCTACATTAAAAAAGAATTTGAGAAGTTTCGGGCGGCAGGTCAACAAATTATCAAGTTTCGCCCTCAGTGGCTTGCTTCCATACCGCTTTTAGACTTGGTGTTAACTGGGGCGCTGGCTCAGATGAGCGTTACCCAACCCCTAACCCGGTTGTGGGGCAAGCAACGTCTGTTAGATTTGCTCAGCGCTCATCCTGAAGCGGCGATCGGTGCCCTACTCGAATCTACTACTGAAACCGAGGTTCACCTGTTACCACAAGTTGTAGCCCGCCTTCAGCAGCCTGTCCATTTCATTGCGGGCGTTAATGACACGGTCATGGAGCCAAAATATGTGCGTCATCTTGCTAGTTTCCACGCCTCTTTTGAATGCTGCGGCAGCAATGTGACTCACATTGCAAACTGTGGACATTTAGCAATGCTAGAGCAACCTGAAACCGTTGCTGACGAGATTTGGCGAATTTTAGCAATGCATCAAGCTTGATTTTCTTTGATATTTCTTCCTAATGTGTCTCACTGTTGATATAACCGCATCACCTCAGAAATTGCCAATCTTGACTGTGCCCCTAGTGTCAACGCTGAAGTGTGTCCACGGTTAAGGTGGTCGGCAGCGGCGCAAGCAATCATGGCAGCATTGTCGCTACAAAATTGAAGGGGCGGAAACAGTACGCGAATATTGTGTGGAGCCGCCGCCGCTTGTAGCTGCTGCCGTAGCCCACTATTAGCCGCCACACCACCGCCTACAGCGATCGCCGTAAACCCATAGTCTAAAGCACAGGCGATCGCCCGTTTCGTCAGCGATCGCGCCACCGTCTCTTGAAAGCTTGCCGCCAAATCATTTACGGGTAGAGGCTCACCCGTCTGCTCTAGCTTTTGAACTAATCGCAAGGTCGCTGTCTTCAACCCACTAAAACTAGAGTCATAGCGGTGATAGCCTCCTTCTGGCAAAGATACCTGACCTTCGGGCAGTGGGAATGCATGGCGATCGCCTGCCCTCGCCAGCCGATCGATGACCGGGCCACCCGGATACCCTAAGTGCATCAGCCGCGCCACTTTATCAAAGGCTTCTCCGGCTGCATCATCGCGGGTTTGCCCCAAAATCTTGTATTCTCCACAATCCTTGACTTCAATCAAGCTCGTATGTCCGCCCGATACCAACAAACACAAAAAAGGCGGCTTTAGATCGGGTGTGCTGAGGTATGAGGCGTAAATATGTCCTTCCAGGTGATGAATGCCCAAAAAAGGCTTTTGGTGCACCATGGCAAGAGTTTTACCTGCGGTCAGCCCGACCAGTAGTGCCCCTACAAGTCCAGGGGCACAAGTAGCGGCAATCCCGTCAATGTCTGCCCAGCTTAATTGGGCTTGCTGAAAGGCTTGGGCGATCGCCCCATTGACCGTTTCCACATGCTGCCGCGAAGCCACTTCCGGCACCACGCCGCCATACTGCTGATGGATTTCAATCTGCGACGAAACGATGTTGCTGAGGATCTGGCGATCGTCTAATTCTGGGTCATGACGAACAATTGCCACCGCAGTTTCATCACAGCTTGTTTCAATGGCTAAGACCGTTGACATGGGAGAGGGTATCAAGAAACGTAAAGATCTTTTAACAGCCTATCTTGTAGGGGCTACTCCTGAGGGTATTATTGCTCTGATAGTCCAAATTTCTTGTACAGATAACTTCAATTTTTGTACGAAAAACTTTGTTTTGTAAAATATGGGAAACAACTCCATGCGAAGATTGTTTGCTCTGATCCTGCTCATGGGTCTTTGGCTCAACTTTGTTCCTCCTGCTGCTGCCGATGTCGCCGGATTAACACCCTGTAATGAGTCCAAAGCCTTCCTGCAGCGTGCCGCGAACGCCCCCAAAACGCCTCAAGCTAAAGCTCGTTTCGAGTCCTATGGTCAACAAGCTCTCTGTGGCACCGAAGGTCTACCTCATTTGATCGTAGACGGTCGGCTTAGTCACGCAGGCGACTTTACTATCCCAAGCCTTCTCTTCCTGTACATTGCAGGCTGGATTGGCTGGGTAGGTCGTGCTTATGTCATTTCGGTTCGGGGTGACAAGAATCCTGAACTGAGCGAAGTGATCATTGATGTTCCTCGCGCCATCAGAATTATGTTGACTGGCTTTACTTGGCCCCTCGCCGCCTTCGGAGAGTACACATCGGGCAAGCTAACTGCGAAGAATGATGAGATTACTGTTTCACCCCGCTAGGCTCAAAAGTCTGCCGTTCACTCTTGGAGTATGTCTATGCAGTATTTTGTGAAATATCTTTCCACTGCCCCAGTGCTGGCAACCGTTTGGATGATTATCACTGCCGGAATTTTGATTGAATTCAATCGATTTTTCCCTGATCTATTATTCCATCCTCTTCCTTAAGAGGCGATCGCGTTAGGGCTAGAAAGCTCTTATCCCAACCTACAAGAGAGAGGCAGACTAAACTCTAGTCTGCCTCTCTCTTGCTTTCTGTAGATCTATTACAAAAGAAACTCTGAGAACCTTTGCCTGGTTCTTCAAGATATAAGCTGCTTAAATGCTCTAGAGGCAGAAAAATCATCCGTAATATTACAGAAGAATTTACAATATCTTCATAGCTACACGTATCCAAAAATATAAGTAGAGTTACGGCAAATAGCTCTATACGTTTGATACTTGCATTCTCCCTAGAATTCTCTGAGAAAATTGCCAAAGCTTTTGAAATCAGGAAATCGCGCTAAAAAACTCTCTTATCTCATCACTTTTATCTGCTTCTTTTAGTCAAATCTCTCCATACTTGCTCTGAGCTATAAAGCGTTCTAAGAGAAAACTAGGTCATTATTTATACTAATTTTGATGAAGTTGGTGCATCCTACTGAGGCATGTAGTTTTTGGGCTGCTTACGTTGGATTTAGCTAAATATTAATGGCTAGTTCCAAGTGAACAGCTCTGATAAATGAACAAACGAATTGGCTACTTTATTCCAGAGTTTCCGGGACAAACTCATATTTTTTTTTGGCGCGAGATTCAGGTTCTTGAGAGCATGGGCATTCAGGTCGATATTATCTCTACCCAACCTCCTGCTGCTAACCTTATGTCTCATACATGGGCTAAGGCAGCTCAGCGCCGAACCACTTATCTAACCCCACCGACCCTTTGTAATTTTTTGGGCATGGGGCTAGCGCTCGTTCAAGGCGGGCTGAAGTCATGGCTTACTTGTTTACAGATAATTCAACAGGCAAAAGATTTATCTGTCGCTGACAAACTGCGTCTATTTGCCTTCATGCTGGTCGGGGCAGAGGTATCTTACATTGCTAAGCAACAGCAGTGGCAGCATTTGCACGTTCACTCTTGTGCAAACTCAGCAAATATAGCCCTGTTTTCTTCTCTTATTTCTGGGCTGCCTTACAGCATCACGCTTCATGGTCCGCTTGAGGATTATGGTTCTAACCAAGCTCAGAAGTGGTCTAAAGCTAAGTTTGGAATTGTCATTACACAAAAGCTTTACGAAGAAGTTCACCAGTTGCTTGCAGATAATCTTCCGGAACAAGTAGCGATCGCCCCTATGGGAGTGAATGCTTCCGTTTTCCAACGCACTCATCCCTATCTACCTTGGGATAAACAAACAAATTTCCGAATTTTTAGCTGTGGACGGCTTAATCACTGTAAAGGACATGCTGATTTAATTGAAGCGATCGCCCTTCTTCGTCAACAAGGCATCCCAGCAACACTAGAAATTGCTGGAGAAGATGAACAGGGTGGAACCGGATATCGTAAAGAACTAGAATCTTTAATTCAGCGTCTTAATCTAGCAGATTCAGTTCGCCTTCTCGGAGCTACTTCAGAAGAGACTATCAAAACCAGCCTCGAAAACGCTCACATATTTGCTTTGGCTAGTCTACACGAACCGCTTGGTGTTGCCATTATGGAGGCGATGGCAATGGAAGTGCCTGTTGTTGTGACTGGGTCAGGTGGGGTAAAAGAGCTAATTGAACAGGGTGTAGATGGATTATTAGTTGAGCCACAAGCACCGCCGCAATTGGCAGATGCCATTCTAAAGTTGTTGGTCGATCGCCAACTCGCTCAACAACTTGGAACCGCAGGTCGAGTAAAAGTTATCCAGCAGTTTCATAGCAAACGCAGTGCAGAAACATTGGTAAATCTGATTTGGGCACCTTCAGAGTTCGATTCTCAGGAGGTTAAAGTACCAGTTGGCATTCGTAGTAGATAACTATGACTTCGAGGAGCCGTTACAGAGGGCGGCGATCGCCGCCCTCTGTGCTTCTGTAAACTCAGCCCCTTACTTGTACTCAATTAATTGGTTTCGTTGTCCTAACAGACGATTCCAATGAAATTTGATCTGACCGACTAAATTTGGAAACTTACCCACTACGCATGAACCTGCGTAAAGCAGAGAATCCTGAGTGCCCCAACCTCGTTGCCGACCATAGCAAAAAATCCGAAAAGCAATCAAGGGATAAGCAGCAAACAAAAGTAAACTCCATCCCCCTGTCAACTTGGCACCACCCAGAGCCAGCAAAGGGACTAGCCCACCCCAAGTCCAAATGCTGCGGCTCTCCTTGACCCAATATCGTTCTGGGTCGCGTCCATGCAGCCAAGCTCCTTCTGCATAGGCATGACCTGCCCGCAAAACCCGCTTCCACCACTGGTCAAACCGCATCATATCCGCATCATGCAGAGTCATTTCAGCATCCACCCGGACGATCTTCCACCCTTGCTGCCGCAACCTTAGACATAGCTCAGGCTCTTCCCCAGCAATCAAGTTTGAAGCAAAGCCCAGAGCCTGCTGAAATGCAGCCACGCGGTACATGGCATCACCGCCGCAGGCATCTGCCTCGCCAATAGGCGTATCCCATTCTAAGTCGCACAGGCGGTTATAAGGCGATCGCTCTGGAAACCTCTCTCGCCTTCGACCACAGACTGCTGCAACTTCTAAATGAGCTTCTAATTCTTGTTGTGCTTGGTCGAGCCAACCTGCAACAATTTCACAGTCTCCATCTACAAACTGAACAAACTTGAGATCCGGTGTCATTTCCAGAAGGCGTGAGAATCCAGCGTTGCGGGCTCGTGCCGCCGTAAATGATAGCGATAGATCAAGCTCTACAACTTCGACTTGAAGCGATCGTGCCAGTTCTACACTGCCATCTGTCGAGCCAGAGTCTACATAAACAATGGTAGAAATCTTGCCAAGGGCAGACTTCAAGCACACTTCCAGCCGTCGCCCCTCATTTCGACCAATTGCTACAAGCCCGACCTGTGCCAAAGTCTCTATCTCCTGTCTATTGATGGGACTGTATCACATAGCCAAGTAAGCTAGTTTGCCGCCTATAAAAGTTAAACTAATTAAGCAACACCTTTTCAAAGACAACACCATCTCCATAGTTACGTGCCGCTAATGAAATTTCATCTAAAGCAGAAGACTTGTCCATACTTCGCCGCTCACCAATAAACTGACTACTTCAGATCTCTAGAGAGCTAACGGTTCTTCCACCAAAGATTCGTGCAAGGCAGGCTGTTGCTGATCCCAGTAATCTGGCTTCATAGGCGATCGTCCTACCATCCAATCGTAAACCTCTAGCATTTTTCGAGCCTTTGCTTCCCAAGAATAATACTTTAGAGCATGTTGATGGGCTGCCAGCCCCAACTGAGAAATCCGCTCAGGATTCTCAACCAGTTGCTCTAGCGCTTCCGTGTAGCTTTGTACCAATTGGTTCAGATCACCCATCGGAACCTTAACTCCCCGGTCTGAATCAATGAAAACACCAGGACCACCATAATCTACCACCACACAGGCTAACCCAGAAGCCATCGCCTCAACTACAACTCCTCCTCCCAGTTCGCGAATTGAGGGAAAGGCGAAAATGTCCGCCTGCTGCATTACAGTTGGAAACTCACTATAAGGGACACTATCAACAAACTCAACACAGTCAGAGAGACTATGCTCTTCTACAATTTTGTCCAACCTAGGACGTTCAGGTCCATCACCAATAATGACTAGTTTGTGTTTTTGCAGTATTGGGCTAGCTGCAAACGCCTTAACAACCACCTCTGGAAGCTTATAAGGCACTAACCTACCTGCAAACAATATCGTTAAGCGCTCACGCCCACTCCGATCTGATAAACCAAACATACTGGGTTCATAGCCAGTATCAGGAAAATTAATTACTTTTGTCCTAGATTCGACAGGTAAATCGTTGATGGTATGGGCATGGGCAGCCAAGATACCTGCTGAATGTTTATAAGTAGAACGATGGTAGGGAAGAAACTTGGAAAACCCTCTTAAGTAAGTCATCCACTCTCGCTCTCGCAAGAGTTCATTCCTAAAAAATTTAGGCCAGGGTAAAGCGCCATTCAAAGGACCCACCAGAAAAGGAACAGGGCAGCGCTCTGCCATGAAACTAGGTAAAGTCGGCGACATTGGGGTAATGCGATGAACCATGTCAAAATGACCATTCTTCAAGTCATTCTTAAAGTGGTTCCAAACTGCCGATTCAAATACTAAATAGCTTGGATAATCCATCGCCATTTGAGTTGTCCAAGCAGAATCTTTACCGCCTCGAATGAGCCATGACAATTGAGAGAGCGGAGCGGCAAACCATTCGGTATCTAGGTAAACGATCTTAGCGTTTCCAATGCCCTTCCGATCGATATTCGGCTTGTTCCGAATTTGGGTCACGACGGTCACATCTGCATACTTGGACATCGTACAAGCAAATTTGTGCGCCAGAATAGGAAGAGACGGCCAGTCCGGATTACAGTAATCAGCCAGCAGTAAAACGCGTATTTTAGGACAATCTTGACTGTTCTCAAAATTATTTGGCTTCATTTCTGTATCCGTCATGTATTAAGCCCTCTTAAACTAGTAAGCTCCAGCAATAAATTGAACAGCTACTGCACCCACTACTTGATTAGATGTTCAGCAAACTAAGACTGGAATCTATCACTAGAAGATGAATTCCTTTGTTGCCTCATCAGTACCTGCGTCATAGATCCCGTAATCTTTATAACTATTATCCCCAAATGCAGAATGCTTGCGCTATGCCAGTAGATGATTTCATACAAAGCTCATGTTTCCCACGATTCTGATTAAAGTTTTGAAGAACGATACGGCTGCATGTCCTAGAGATTTCTACATTAAAAAACTGTAAGTCAACTTGATTTACCCTTATTACGCTCTTTCTGCTATTGTTCTTTATTCTGGTTATTCAAAATGAAAGCTTGGCATAATTCTTTGTTAAAAAGCGGCGCTTAGCTTAATTTACTTGCATCCCTACCTTGTTATATCAGCAGAGTATCAAGAATAAACCCGACGGTAGTATTCTTGATACTCTGCTGATAACAAAGGTTGCCACCAATCCTGGTGGTTCAGGTACCATTGAACCGTGCGGCGTAGACCACCTTCTACAGTTTCTGCTGGGGTCCAGCCTAGTTCAGTCCGAATTTTTGTGGCATCAATGGCATAACGGCGATCGTGTCCCAGACGATCTTTGACAAAGGTGATTAGGCTCTGCGCTGGGCGAACAGGCATCTCTGGAGCCATCTCATTCATGAGTTCACAGAGCATTTCCACAAGCTCAATGTTTTTGACCTCATTATTGCCACCAATGTTATATGTCTCACCCGGCGTACCTTTGTGGATTACTGCCTCTACTGCACTACAGTGGTCTCCTACATAGAGCCAGTCTCTAATGTTTTGCCCATCTCCATAAACTGGGAGTGGTTTTCCCATTAAAATGTTGATGCAGATGAGCGGAATCAACTTTTCTGGGAAGTGATAAGGACCATAGTTGTTGGAACAATTGGTCATTAGGGTAGGTAAGCCGTAGGTGTGATAATATGCC
The DNA window shown above is from Timaviella obliquedivisa GSE-PSE-MK23-08B and carries:
- a CDS encoding YbjN domain-containing protein, coding for MTSYNIDSAPTTESTPSYVEIIETVISSLQEDRSAMVSHVEPGYVWKFKYGSVEVFVQLAGTQEEDELMIWAAVLKLPVKNEAQLLRKLMEMNWSSTFEARFAISEDQVVVCAQRTLAELSPTEVSRNITIVATIADENDEALQAEFGQS
- a CDS encoding class I SAM-dependent methyltransferase, which produces MADTLTKLAYQTFQQSKSYFGLAHKTLTTQVMNLVSPTNYKTEPLPTETLLLLQSRLNKLIEQDWQDSEQGVYPSELLFDNPWEDFFRYYPMVWIDTTQTWERIREKRYQEFSPTIKTDGYPKYYLQNFHYQTDGYLSDRSANLYDLQVEILFNGSADAMRRRILAPLKRGLEGKAQPRVLDIACGTGRTLKMLRGALPNASLYGVDLSPAYLRKANQSLSEVSGELPQLLQANAEELPYLDGYFQAVSNVFMFHELPPEARQRVIEQCYRVLQPGGVFVICDSIQEADSPEFAPMMRNFPTMFHEPYYRNYTTDNLVERLEQAGFVSVETEVHFVSKYWVARKPA
- a CDS encoding PleD family two-component system response regulator, producing the protein MNQPSFPLDPGLPSPSPSTVLIIDDNPDNLSFAVYSLEEKGFKVLVAQDGNSGLKRAQDAQPHLILLDVLMPNMDGFETCRRLKLNERTCAIPVIFMSALSDTEDKVKGFEVGAVDYVTKPIQREELLARITTHLRIQALTQQLQQQNQQLQRQAIELAQAKQAIEDVNQELQYVAYFDSVTAIANRRHFDLHLRQEWQRLARDQEPLSLILCDIDYFKRYNDHYGHQAGDVCLKDIAQAMHRVMKRAADLVTRYGGEEFAIILPNVSLKGAIHIAQLIQIEICHLEIPHAQSTVSSNVTLSLGISSQIPNLQQPPESLITAADRALYQAKAQGRNTYALAVSLEQSTDPR
- a CDS encoding gamma-glutamylcyclotransferase, whose amino-acid sequence is MTQTDSGSRRVFICGSALRGQPDHQNLQAAQFIRETKTRPLYRFHAVADGWHPAIYAVAEGGMSIPGEVYELTMEQYDHLITTEPPNMYPGNIVLEDGETVTAILYPRALVEQYNWPDISHYGGWAAYKKAVALL
- a CDS encoding alpha/beta hydrolase; its protein translation is MVKTICIRGFSHAYELSEPTDSPTVLVFVHGWLLSRAYWQPVIERLSSRFQCLSYDLRGFGESQPGSAEAKSVASMERTIASEAPQEVTTVPRVASPPCSPYATVDPTSSLLPTESFAYSPAAYAQDLTSLLHNLNITRAWLIGHSLGGAIALWAADQAPGTILGVICINAGGGIYIKKEFEKFRAAGQQIIKFRPQWLASIPLLDLVLTGALAQMSVTQPLTRLWGKQRLLDLLSAHPEAAIGALLESTTETEVHLLPQVVARLQQPVHFIAGVNDTVMEPKYVRHLASFHASFECCGSNVTHIANCGHLAMLEQPETVADEIWRILAMHQA
- the tsaD gene encoding tRNA (adenosine(37)-N6)-threonylcarbamoyltransferase complex transferase subunit TsaD gives rise to the protein MSTVLAIETSCDETAVAIVRHDPELDDRQILSNIVSSQIEIHQQYGGVVPEVASRQHVETVNGAIAQAFQQAQLSWADIDGIAATCAPGLVGALLVGLTAGKTLAMVHQKPFLGIHHLEGHIYASYLSTPDLKPPFLCLLVSGGHTSLIEVKDCGEYKILGQTRDDAAGEAFDKVARLMHLGYPGGPVIDRLARAGDRHAFPLPEGQVSLPEGGYHRYDSSFSGLKTATLRLVQKLEQTGEPLPVNDLAASFQETVARSLTKRAIACALDYGFTAIAVGGGVAANSGLRQQLQAAAAPHNIRVLFPPLQFCSDNAAMIACAAADHLNRGHTSALTLGAQSRLAISEVMRLYQQ